From Acidimicrobiales bacterium, the proteins below share one genomic window:
- a CDS encoding CoA ester lyase: MSARSRDLPRRSCLSVPGSSERFLEKAPTVAADMTFLDLEDSVAPLEKESARSKVVDAIKNQDWGERVMCVRVNAWDTKWTYGDVAEVVGNAGERLEEVMLPKTQSAAEVVALDLLLSQVEANAGLPAGHIGIEAQIETTRGLINVEEICAASPRLETIVFGPADFAASMEMPVLTGGVSIPEYPGDHFHYVFSKILMAGRANGLQVIDGPFLKIRELDALREYCMRTRTLGYDGKWALNPDQVTVLNEVYSPTQEQYDRALAILAAYRQATEDDRKGAVMFGDEMIDEASRKMAVKFVTRGERAGLTPSSG, from the coding sequence ATGTCAGCGCGATCCAGGGATCTGCCCCGCCGCTCCTGCCTCTCCGTGCCCGGCTCCAGCGAGCGCTTCCTCGAGAAGGCCCCCACGGTGGCGGCCGACATGACGTTCCTCGATCTCGAGGACTCGGTCGCGCCCCTCGAGAAGGAGTCGGCCCGCTCCAAGGTGGTCGACGCCATCAAGAACCAGGACTGGGGCGAGCGGGTGATGTGTGTACGGGTGAACGCCTGGGACACCAAGTGGACCTACGGCGACGTCGCCGAGGTCGTCGGCAACGCCGGGGAGCGCCTCGAAGAGGTCATGCTGCCCAAGACCCAGTCGGCTGCCGAGGTCGTTGCTCTCGACCTCCTTCTTTCCCAGGTCGAGGCCAACGCCGGGTTGCCCGCCGGTCACATCGGCATCGAGGCCCAGATCGAGACCACCCGGGGCCTCATCAACGTCGAGGAGATCTGCGCCGCCTCCCCCCGGCTGGAGACGATCGTGTTCGGGCCGGCCGACTTCGCCGCCTCGATGGAGATGCCGGTGCTGACCGGAGGGGTCTCGATCCCTGAGTACCCGGGCGATCATTTCCACTACGTGTTCTCCAAGATCCTCATGGCCGGGCGAGCCAACGGCCTGCAGGTCATCGACGGTCCTTTCCTCAAGATCAGAGAGCTCGACGCGCTCCGCGAGTACTGCATGCGGACGCGGACCCTCGGCTACGACGGCAAGTGGGCGCTCAATCCGGACCAGGTGACCGTGCTGAACGAGGTGTACTCGCCCACCCAGGAGCAGTACGACCGGGCCCTGGCGATCCTCGCCGCCTACCGCCAGGCGACCGAGGACGATCGCAAGGGCGCGGTGATGTTCGGCGACGAGATGATCGACGAGGCCAGCCGCAAGATGGCGGTCAAGTTCGTGACCAGGGGAGAGCGGGCGGGGCTGACCCCGAGCTCCGGCTAG